CCGACGATGAGCACGCGGCCGCGGGCGTAGTCGCTCTTGAACTGCCGCACGCTCGCTTCGACCTGGGCCAGACCCGCTTCCCACGTCGGCGAGGAGGGGTACTTGGCCCCGGGCGCGAGGCGGAAGAGGCCCGCGATGTCCTTGGGCAGCACGATCTTGCCGCCCCAATCGAAGCGGGAGGCGGGCTTTCCCGATGGCCGGCCCGTGCAGCACTCGTAGAGGAGAGGCCAGACCGTCGCCTTCTGGCCCGTCGCCTGGAGGTACGGGGCGACCGTCCGCAGCGCCCGCGGGGAGGGCGAGACGAGGATCAGGTCGAACTTCGGCAGTTTTTGCAGGGCTGCGGTGAGGGTCCGGACTTGCTTGGCGCCCTTGGCGCTAAAGGTGTCGATCGTCCGCGAGTTGTACTTGCCCGTCGCATTGGCCACGGTCTCACCGTGTCGGACGAACGTGAGCCGGCAAGGAGCGGCGACGGCCAAGGCGAGGGCGGTGAGCACGTGCGAAGGATACAAGCCCTCGCGGAGGACGGTCTAGGAGGCCCCGGCGGGTTTGCGGGCCTCAGCGTCGCCGAAGGCGGCCGCCCGCCATGTTGCGCAGCTTGATGAACGCGCCGACGACCACGAGCACGGGCGCGAGCACTTCCAGGATTCGGATCGCGCTGCCAGCGGATTCGTCGACCATGCGGACGATGCCGGTCGTTCGTGCGCCGACTTCGGTCGTGACGGCGTTCACCTGGTCCGCGATGCCCTTGACCTTGTCCGTGAGCTGTTCGACTTTGCCCGTGAGGTTCTTGACCTGGATCGAAATGTCCCGAAGGATGAGCAACAGGAAGAACGCGATGGCCCCGTAGACGAGGAAGACCACGCTTCCGATCAACGCGTATATCCCGACGGACGTCGTCACCCAAGTTGGAACCGTCATCGCACCACCTTCCCTCTTACAGTCGTCGTTTTCGCGGCGGGGAGCAGGACCGGGCACTCGTTCCGGCCGTCTTCACCCGACACCGTCGCACCTTCGACCTCGACGTTCCGCCCCCAAAGGCCGACGAACCGGATCACGGCGCGGACGTCTTTGTCACACGGATTGTGGACGTCCGCTTCGAACCACCGCTTGCGGATGTCGAGCCGCAGTTCCTTGAACGTCCCGAACGTCAGTTCGAACTCCACGCCGATCTGACGGAGGACGATCCTCCGGCCGACGCCTTCCCACGGCCGCACGACGACCTTGTCCTCGTCCTGTTCGGTGTGGCAGCCGAACGTGAACGTGCCTTGAACGCGGTTCGGCAGCACGTACGACCCGACTCCGCGCAGATAGTGGAACAGTCCGAGCCCAGAGGCGCCTGTGAAGACGTTGTATCCGGCGTGCTTGGACGAGAGGTCGGGGCAGTAGCACATCGAGGCCGCGCCGTCCCGACGGACGAGCGCCCAGGGGCCCATCATGCCGCCGAACGCCATCCTCATGTAGCTTTCCGGCAGGGCGAGATAGTCGCGGTCCATCAGTCCGAAGAAGATCAGCGAATTCGGGATCGTAGTGTGAGCGAGGCAGAGTTCGCCGCGGTCCAAGAGCGACTTCAGCGGGGTCGAGTCCGCGCCGTCCCAGTTCCGTTTGTCGCTGCCGTACCACCACCAGCTCGGTGCCAAGCTCCGTGTCGCGAAGGCGCACCGGACGGTCCTTTCGAGATGTTCGTCGTTCGCCTTGAAGCGTGCAGCGGCAAACACCTCTTCAAAGCCCGAAGTGTCGAGGACGGACTCTCCGGCATAGGGGAACTGGAGCTTCATGAGCTCCGTCGCCTTAAAGTCGATGCACCGTGCGAGTTCGTCGGCCTCGGCGGTCATCCCTTCCCTCTTCAGGTCGGCGAGAAGGTCGTGGATCCGGGAAAACCCTAAGACGCCGACCGTCCGGACATAGAGACGCCATCCTTGTTGGAACATCGCCAGCGCCGTTTCGCACGCCATGGAGAGGTACTCGCCGGCCGGACGGGCCGTCTCGCCATATGTCGACGCGATGCGGTAGAGGGCGTGGTAGAAGTTGAAGACGTGGGGATAGCCGAGCGGACGGCCGAAGTAAGTCGCGGTCGCGCCCCACTGCTCGATGACGCTGCCGACGGCAAAGCTGGCCGGGTTCTGGACGTCGTCCAGCAGGAACTCGTCGATGTAGCGGTCGAGGATCGCGATCTCGCCCCGGTCGGGGTAGAGCGCGTTCTTTTCAGCCAGATAGAGGGCATCCGCCAGGCTGCACTCGATGCCGGACGCGTCCGCGTACTCCTCGGCGTCCGTGACAGGCTTGTTCTCGGAGATGTTGGTGAGCGTGATGGCGCCTTTGAGCGCCGACTCCGGATCGTTGACGACCTGGTTCCCGGCGATGTACGCGGCGCGCTTTTTGATCAGGTTCTCGATCGGCTCGGTGAACATCAGGTGGGCGTGGCACGCCACGCCGTCGTCGTCCTCGAAGGTGACGCGGACGGGGCCGGTTTCCACAGGCTTGACGAAGCAGAAGCCCGATTCTTCGTCGACGTCCGTTTCGGTCGCAGCGTCCCTGCTGAGCCAGAAGTGTTTCGGGGACGTTCCGCTCACTTCCACGGCGATGCCGACGTCCGTGGGCGCGACCGCGCTCGGAAGTAGCCGGACAGCGGGCTTACCGCAGGTCACGAGCGTCTGGTGGAGGCCCTCCTGCTTGTCGCTTTCGGTCGGAACGAACCGCATTTGGACGTTCCGGCTGTCTCCGGGTTCGAGGATGAGCGACGTGTGTTCGTTCGCCCAGTTCGGCCACTGCTCGCGTTCGACCGTGGCCTTGCTGTACGCATAGACGACGGGGATCCCTTCCCACTGGTAAGGCGTGTTCAAGCTGGACGGGACGTGAGCGAAAAACTCCCATCCCGTGTTCTTGCCCGGAAAGACGAGGAGTCCGGGCGGCTCCGCCGTCATCCGTTGGGCGAACACCCAGCTCGCCCCGCCTCCGATGTACTTGTGGACGTAGACGCGGCTCGTCCAAAGTCGCCGGAGCTGGTCGTCGTTCCAGCCGAAACCGTCGTAGAAGTTGTTGAACGCCAAGGGGAAGCCGAGTTCGCCGATCTCGATGCTGATCCGTCCCCGGTTCTTGATCTCGAGGTCCCAAACGATCTGGGGAAAGCCCGCGATCTCTTCGTACCATCGCGCCCGGCCCTGGATGTCCTCAAGGAACGGGAACTCGTAGTCGAAAGCGACGATGCCGGGCTCTCCGTCCTCCTCACCTAGGGGGAAGAGGTGCTGTGCGGAACTGTTCCGGGACAGCACCCAAGGCTGGTCGGGGCCTGTCCGGGCGCCGATCAGGATCGTGCCGGGAAGATAGTCGTCCGAGTTCTCCTCGTTAAAGAGCACGGGTGGAAGGACGAACTGAAAGTCTTCGCCTTCGTCAGGAAGCGCGGGATCGCTCGCCCAGAGCTGGGTCACGCGCCCGCCGTTTCCGAACTCCAAGGAGACCAAGTTTCCCGTGAGGTCTGAACGTTCGTCCTCAAATCGGTCCATGGAGGTACAGGCGAGCATACCTGCGGATAAACTTTCGGGCCGATGGCGAAGCGGGTCGTGACGGTCGTCGGAGCGGGCAACATGCGTTGCGCGCCGGCCGTCGCGTCCGGTTTGGCGGTCTGGTGTCCGGACGAACTCGCCGACATTCGGCTGTACGACACCAACGAGGAGCGCCTCGATCTGGCCGACAGGCTCGTCCGCGAATGCCTCGAGCGTGAAGACGTCGGGTTTCCGGTCGTCTCCGGATCCGGCCTAGACGAGGCGATGGACGGGGCGACGGACGTCGTCTTCACCGTGTACGAAGATTGCGCACGACGGTTCTTCGGCTTGCAGGAGGCCCGACTGTACGATCCGGTCGACCCGCTGTCGCCATCCGACCAGGTCCGGGGAGACCCCAACAAGCCGACGTCGCCGGAAAACCTGAGCGAACGGATGCGACAGATCCTCTCCAGCCCGCTCGAAGCGCACTCGAGCCGTGACGAGGTCGTCAAAGCGATGGTGGACCAGGTCCTGCCCTTGGTCCCCAATGATGCGCGGATCTTGTCACTCTTACGAGGTGTCCTTCTTCCAGCGGAGCGGCCTCACCTCCATCTCAACTGGCCGAACCCGCTCGAACCGGACCAGATCGTCCTCGTTCCCCACCAGATCCTGCGGTGGATCCATGGCGACGCCGGCCTGGACGACCTGATCGA
Above is a genomic segment from Armatimonadota bacterium containing:
- a CDS encoding histidine phosphatase family protein yields the protein MLTALALAVAAPCRLTFVRHGETVANATGKYNSRTIDTFSAKGAKQVRTLTAALQKLPKFDLILVSPSPRALRTVAPYLQATGQKATVWPLLYECCTGRPSGKPASRFDWGGKIVLPKDIAGLFRLAPGAKYPSSPTWEAGLAQVEASVRQFKSDYARGRVLIVG